From the genome of Arvicola amphibius chromosome 9, mArvAmp1.2, whole genome shotgun sequence, one region includes:
- the Ecrg4 gene encoding augurin codes for MAVLSVRPSVLVLAGLGLLLLLCLGPGGVRGNKLKQMLQKREEPTPAKTNVAVAEHTAKEFLGGLKRAKRQLWDRTRPEVQQWYQQFLYMGFDEAKFEDDVNYWMNRNRNGHDYYGDYYQRHYDEDAAIGPHSPESFRHGASVNYDDY; via the exons ATGGCCGTCTTGTCTGTGCGGCCTTCGGTCCTGGTCCTGGCCGGGCTGGGGCTGCTCCTTCTGCTGTGCCTGGGTCCAG GTGGCGTACGTGGAAACAAACTCAAGCAGATGCTCCAGAAGCGAGAAG AACCTACTCCAGCCAAGACTAACGTGGCTGTGGCTGAGCACACCGCGAAGGAATTCCTGGGTGGCCTGAAGCGTGCCAAGCGACAGCTGTGGGACCGCACCCGGCCGGAGGTGCAGCAGTGGTACCAGCAATTCCTGTACATGGGCTTTGATGAGGCG AAATTTGAAGATGATGTCAACTATTGGATGAACAGAAATCGAAATGGACATGACTACTATGGGGACTACTACCAGCGTCATTATGATGAAGACGCAGCCATCGGtccccacagcccagaaagcttcAGACACGGGGCCAGTGTCAACTATGACGACTATTAA